The Streptomyces kanamyceticus genome window below encodes:
- a CDS encoding NAD-dependent epimerase/dehydratase family protein: protein MRVLVTGGSGNVGVGVVRALNAARHHVVVASRGYSPALLPEGVRAVRLERTEPDAYTRLVAAEKPDAVIDLTCHDAADAAVTLRACAGVDRVVVVSSVTAAGPATTTPVTEATAAPPLSEYGIDKLAVEETVRAAWADGTSQALLVRLGAVYRLGADLDGQLAEDGCWLAHAAAGAPAVLADDGAARWNLLHADDAGAALAELLANDRARGVLVHLASRHPLPWRELYERVHHALGRPFNPVSVPAEWAAEQLEDAEFLAETSRWDQVFDLGLLDRLAPSYQERGGPSRVTEVALWLIRQGRVGDAELGAEIQELPARLAAVRTAPGLV, encoded by the coding sequence TTGCGGGTTCTTGTCACCGGAGGCTCCGGCAACGTCGGTGTGGGTGTCGTCAGGGCACTCAACGCCGCCCGCCATCACGTCGTGGTGGCCAGCCGCGGCTACAGCCCCGCGCTCCTGCCCGAAGGCGTACGCGCCGTACGCCTGGAGCGCACCGAGCCCGACGCCTACACCAGGCTGGTCGCCGCCGAAAAGCCCGACGCCGTGATCGATCTGACCTGCCACGACGCCGCGGACGCGGCGGTCACCCTGCGGGCCTGCGCCGGGGTCGACCGCGTCGTGGTCGTCTCCTCGGTGACGGCCGCCGGGCCCGCCACCACCACTCCGGTCACCGAGGCGACAGCGGCACCGCCGCTCTCCGAGTACGGCATCGACAAGCTGGCCGTCGAGGAGACGGTGCGCGCCGCCTGGGCGGACGGCACCTCCCAGGCCCTGCTCGTGCGCCTGGGCGCGGTCTACCGGCTCGGCGCGGATCTGGACGGCCAACTCGCCGAGGACGGCTGCTGGCTGGCGCACGCGGCGGCCGGAGCGCCTGCCGTGCTCGCCGACGACGGCGCGGCGCGGTGGAACCTGCTGCACGCCGACGACGCGGGCGCCGCACTCGCCGAACTGCTGGCCAACGACCGCGCTCGCGGCGTCCTGGTCCACCTGGCCTCCCGGCATCCGCTGCCCTGGCGCGAGCTGTACGAGCGGGTCCACCACGCGCTCGGACGCCCCTTCAACCCGGTTTCCGTACCCGCGGAGTGGGCCGCCGAGCAGCTGGAGGACGCCGAGTTCCTCGCCGAGACCTCCCGCTGGGACCAGGTCTTCGACCTCGGCCTGCTCGACCGGCTCGCGCCGTCCTACCAGGAGCGCGGCGGACCGTCGCGCGTCACCGAGGTCGCCCTGTGGCTGATCCGCCAGGGGCGCGTCGGGGACGCGGAACTCGGCGCGGAGATACAGGAGTTGCCCGCGCGCCTCGCGGCCGTGCGCACCGCGCCAGGGCTGGTGTGA
- a CDS encoding glycosyltransferase family 4 protein, which produces MTEPAKGVLALTPFFLYSEYQDHWDPKFDPMGGMHLLVRALVEEMAGRGVPHRVLTMSPPKVPKDIRIGQRIKVHARRLPVLPIPSDLEGYFGLVGAWAKGSLLWVLRNRKRLRREIGAVHAHCDGSGAAAFYPYLMSRILGVPLVVQIHSSRYLSQHPTTLFERVTDPIAKWAERHAVRKAAAVLMLTDRARDEMRRKAQLPAERVHRLAYLASDQFKDADTEARRAELRERYGLDDRPIVLYVGRIAAEKGVEYYIEAAAELTRRGRDCQFVIAGDGPARPDLEKLIGARGLRDRVTITGFMSHEFIPSMISLGELVVLPSRYEELGIVILECMTMRRPLVAHDVNGVNKLIEDGTTGIVVPPFRTPEMADAVERLLDDPELRERMAENAAPLPAAKYSLSAAGDQLAGIYREIGL; this is translated from the coding sequence ATGACCGAGCCTGCCAAGGGTGTGCTCGCGCTGACTCCGTTCTTTCTGTACTCGGAGTACCAGGACCACTGGGATCCCAAGTTCGACCCCATGGGCGGCATGCACCTGCTGGTGCGGGCCCTGGTCGAGGAGATGGCGGGCCGCGGCGTCCCGCACCGGGTCCTGACGATGTCACCGCCCAAGGTGCCCAAGGACATCAGGATCGGGCAGCGGATCAAGGTGCACGCCCGGCGGCTGCCCGTGCTGCCCATCCCCTCCGACCTGGAGGGGTACTTCGGACTCGTCGGCGCCTGGGCCAAGGGCAGCCTGTTGTGGGTGCTGCGCAACCGCAAGCGGCTGCGCCGGGAGATCGGCGCGGTGCACGCGCACTGCGACGGCTCGGGCGCCGCGGCCTTCTACCCGTATCTGATGTCCCGGATCCTCGGCGTGCCGCTGGTGGTCCAGATCCACTCCAGCCGCTATCTGAGCCAGCACCCCACCACGCTCTTCGAGCGGGTGACCGACCCGATCGCCAAGTGGGCGGAGCGGCACGCCGTCCGCAAGGCCGCCGCGGTCCTGATGCTCACCGACCGGGCCCGCGACGAGATGCGGCGCAAGGCCCAGCTGCCCGCGGAGCGCGTGCACCGGCTCGCGTACCTGGCCAGCGACCAGTTCAAGGACGCCGACACCGAGGCGAGGCGGGCGGAACTGCGGGAGCGCTACGGCCTCGACGACCGCCCGATCGTGCTCTACGTGGGGCGGATCGCCGCCGAGAAGGGCGTGGAGTACTACATCGAGGCCGCGGCCGAACTGACCCGCAGGGGCCGGGACTGCCAGTTCGTCATCGCCGGGGACGGTCCCGCCCGGCCGGACCTCGAAAAGCTGATCGGCGCCCGCGGGCTGCGCGACCGGGTGACCATCACGGGCTTCATGTCCCACGAGTTCATCCCATCCATGATCTCCCTGGGCGAACTCGTGGTGCTGCCGTCCCGGTACGAGGAGCTGGGCATCGTCATCCTGGAGTGCATGACCATGCGCAGGCCGCTGGTCGCGCACGACGTGAACGGCGTCAACAAGCTCATCGAGGACGGCACCACCGGAATCGTCGTACCCCCGTTCAGGACCCCGGAGATGGCCGACGCCGTCGAGCGGCTCCTCGACGATCCGGAGCTGCGCGAGCGGATGGCGGAGAACGCCGCCCCGCTGCCCGCCGCCAAGTACTCGCTCTCCGCGGCGGGCGACCAACTGGCGGGCATCTACCGGGAGATCGGGCTGTGA
- a CDS encoding phytanoyl-CoA dioxygenase family protein, producing MALAAPPGELTLALTPDDKTLDPASLDRALAILAEHGILVLTGMLRTRLTDQLRTAMLDDLPEVLRQQDVPTNFVPGHVQQDPPVRESLLFPDVLLNPVVYQITHAVLGADARNAVYSGNMNLPGSHEQPVHLDEPHLWPGISHPPYCLCVDVPLIDFTLENGSTEYWPGSHVLNPDECYDERGCVLPAELERRRAVAPPVRFPIPVGSVVIRDGRLWHRGVPNLSAAPRPLLAMTHYTEWFDMPPIQLPDTVKSWVDGSDRHTHAHFVAGDVDHLTGDHPFAVR from the coding sequence ATGGCCCTTGCCGCTCCGCCCGGCGAACTGACCCTCGCCCTCACACCGGACGACAAGACCCTCGATCCCGCCTCGCTCGACCGCGCGCTCGCCATACTCGCCGAGCACGGCATCCTGGTGCTGACCGGGATGCTCAGGACCCGGCTCACCGATCAGCTGCGCACGGCGATGCTCGACGACCTGCCCGAGGTGCTGCGGCAGCAGGACGTGCCCACGAACTTCGTGCCAGGACACGTCCAACAGGACCCGCCGGTACGGGAGTCGTTGCTCTTCCCCGACGTGCTGCTCAACCCGGTGGTCTACCAGATCACCCATGCCGTGCTCGGCGCGGACGCCCGCAACGCCGTCTACAGCGGCAACATGAACCTGCCGGGCAGCCACGAGCAGCCGGTCCACCTGGACGAGCCGCACCTGTGGCCGGGCATCAGCCACCCCCCGTACTGCCTCTGCGTCGACGTCCCCCTGATCGACTTCACGCTGGAGAACGGCAGCACCGAGTACTGGCCCGGCTCCCACGTCCTCAACCCCGACGAGTGCTACGACGAGCGGGGCTGTGTGCTGCCCGCCGAGCTGGAGCGGCGCCGGGCCGTCGCGCCGCCGGTCCGCTTCCCCATCCCCGTCGGCTCGGTCGTCATCCGCGACGGCAGGCTGTGGCACCGCGGCGTACCCAATCTGAGCGCGGCCCCCCGGCCCCTGCTGGCGATGACCCACTACACAGAGTGGTTCGACATGCCGCCGATCCAGCTGCCCGACACCGTCAAGTCCTGGGTCGACGGCTCCGATCGGCACACCCACGCGCACTTCGTGGCGGGCGACGTGGATCACCTGACGGGTGATCATCCCTTCGCCGTCCGCTGA
- a CDS encoding PIG-L deacetylase family protein gives MRVLLVSPHPDDIALSFGGWVAAHARGLAAKGWRFDLLTVFGTTLYAPHSPRAVTKEAISTLREREDRDYARRHGLRLTSLRQEDCSCLGMDDEEELIAPEATDPRRAAVRQLIAAALAGADLVVAPLAVGGHVDHRIVRTAVRQSLGATPCLWYEDLPYALESPVEVPSDHRPWLVDIRGHEAAKRADLALYRSQMTAADTSEVLSYRPDGASVPCERLWSSAGFPQDLAERMALATLAAVTPDKESL, from the coding sequence GTGAGGGTCCTCCTCGTCTCCCCCCACCCCGACGACATCGCGCTGTCCTTCGGCGGCTGGGTCGCGGCCCACGCCCGCGGGCTCGCGGCCAAGGGCTGGCGGTTCGACCTGCTGACCGTCTTCGGCACGACCCTGTACGCGCCCCACAGCCCGCGCGCCGTCACCAAGGAGGCCATCAGCACGCTCCGGGAGCGCGAGGACCGCGACTACGCGCGCCGTCACGGGCTGCGGCTGACCTCTCTCCGGCAGGAGGACTGCTCCTGCCTGGGCATGGACGACGAGGAGGAGCTCATCGCCCCCGAGGCGACCGATCCTCGCCGGGCCGCCGTGCGGCAGCTGATCGCGGCGGCGCTCGCCGGGGCCGACCTGGTCGTCGCGCCGCTGGCTGTCGGCGGCCACGTGGATCACCGCATCGTCCGCACCGCGGTGCGGCAGTCGCTCGGCGCCACCCCCTGCCTCTGGTACGAGGACCTGCCGTACGCGTTGGAGAGCCCCGTCGAGGTGCCCTCCGACCACCGGCCCTGGCTGGTCGACATCAGGGGGCACGAGGCGGCCAAGCGCGCCGATCTCGCGCTGTACCGCTCGCAGATGACCGCCGCCGACACCTCCGAGGTCCTCTCGTACCGGCCGGACGGCGCGTCCGTCCCGTGCGAGCGGCTCTGGAGTTCGGCGGGCTTCCCCCAGGACCTGGCCGAGCGGATGGCACTGGCCACGCTGGCCGCCGTGACACCCGACAAGGAGTCGCTATGA
- a CDS encoding class I SAM-dependent methyltransferase gives MSQSASDEDPKLTRVVEAVRGGRRYRSVTDQAVRRLARAALAVEGGDVTRATKRTKRGLHEVFGAFMPMTPKYEALLRDVREAVELDDPEAIRTALKPALGAHSSTRERLPILTEMYAEVFDRLDTAPATVRDLACGMNPLTVPWMPLPAGTTYLASDIDHRLMDFAGTVLTALGVPNRVEVRDLLTDPDPEPADVTFLFKAVPCLEAQGKGLGWKLLDQINSPVLVVSFPTKTLGRRSRGMYQTHSAEFARRVAERPWKCDEIEFGDELVYVVTKG, from the coding sequence ATGTCGCAGTCCGCGTCCGACGAGGACCCCAAGTTAACGCGAGTCGTGGAGGCGGTCCGGGGCGGCAGGCGGTATCGGAGCGTGACCGACCAGGCCGTTCGCCGACTGGCCAGAGCGGCACTCGCTGTGGAGGGCGGCGACGTCACCAGGGCCACCAAGCGGACCAAGCGCGGACTCCACGAGGTCTTCGGCGCCTTCATGCCGATGACGCCCAAGTACGAGGCGCTGCTGCGCGATGTGCGGGAGGCCGTCGAGCTCGATGACCCGGAGGCGATCCGCACCGCCCTGAAACCCGCCCTCGGCGCCCACTCCTCCACCAGGGAGCGGCTCCCCATCCTCACGGAAATGTACGCCGAGGTCTTCGACCGCCTCGACACCGCCCCCGCCACCGTGCGCGACCTGGCCTGCGGGATGAACCCGCTGACCGTCCCCTGGATGCCGCTGCCCGCCGGGACGACCTACCTCGCCTCCGACATCGACCACCGTCTGATGGACTTCGCGGGAACGGTGCTCACCGCTCTCGGAGTCCCCAACCGGGTAGAGGTGCGGGACCTGTTGACGGACCCGGATCCCGAACCGGCCGACGTCACCTTCCTGTTCAAGGCCGTCCCCTGCCTTGAGGCACAGGGCAAGGGCCTCGGCTGGAAGCTGCTCGACCAGATCAATTCCCCCGTCCTGGTGGTGAGTTTCCCCACCAAGACCCTGGGCCGCCGCTCCAGGGGCATGTACCAGACCCATTCCGCGGAATTCGCCCGGCGCGTCGCCGAACGGCCCTGGAAGTGCGACGAGATCGAGTTCGGCGACGAACTCGTCTACGTGGTCACGAAGGGCTGA
- a CDS encoding adenylosuccinate lyase codes for MDEELRTVTERLRAEAGGSKEYERLVATGDLEELAEVLVSPGQPLWTRELAAVLLGVAGDRRAFESLVLLLNHRDAPRCAAAAYALARLGDPRTARAAAALATNELRVAYALHPVRLLTELRAPESAPALITTLRRRLAPHDPFGKIALACVEGLGALGDPRARPVLTAARAHPRLAAAASAALARLPE; via the coding sequence ATGGATGAGGAGTTGCGGACGGTGACGGAACGTTTACGCGCCGAGGCGGGGGGCTCGAAGGAGTACGAGCGGCTGGTCGCGACCGGTGACCTCGAGGAGCTCGCCGAGGTGCTCGTCTCGCCGGGACAGCCCTTGTGGACAAGGGAGTTGGCGGCGGTCCTGCTCGGCGTCGCCGGGGACCGCCGGGCCTTCGAATCGCTCGTCCTGCTCCTCAACCACCGGGACGCGCCGCGCTGCGCGGCGGCGGCGTACGCCCTGGCCAGGCTCGGCGACCCCCGCACCGCGCGCGCGGCGGCCGCCCTGGCGACGAACGAACTCCGCGTCGCCTACGCCCTGCACCCGGTGCGCCTCCTGACGGAGCTGCGCGCCCCGGAGTCGGCGCCCGCGCTGATCACGACGCTGCGGCGGCGCCTCGCCCCGCACGACCCGTTCGGCAAGATCGCGCTCGCCTGTGTGGAGGGCCTGGGCGCGCTCGGGGACCCCCGGGCGAGACCGGTGCTGACCGCGGCGCGGGCCCATCCCCGCCTCGCGGCGGCGGCCTCGGCGGCCCTGGCGCGGCTGCCGGAGTGA
- a CDS encoding RidA family protein: MSRLTHISAPEGVAPATAYTHVVMGTGRFVAISGQLALDEDGKLVGEGDAAAQAHQVFENLRRCLTAAGATFDDVVKLTYFVTDMAHMRAIRGARDAFLDPERLPASSAVQVGALVAPEYLMEIEAFAVVAE, translated from the coding sequence ATGAGCCGACTGACCCACATCAGCGCCCCCGAGGGCGTCGCCCCCGCCACCGCCTACACCCACGTCGTGATGGGCACGGGCCGATTCGTCGCGATATCCGGCCAGTTGGCCCTGGACGAGGACGGCAAGCTGGTCGGCGAGGGCGACGCGGCGGCGCAGGCCCACCAGGTCTTCGAGAACCTGCGGCGCTGCCTGACCGCGGCGGGCGCGACGTTCGACGACGTCGTGAAGCTGACGTACTTCGTGACGGACATGGCGCACATGCGGGCGATCCGCGGCGCGCGGGACGCCTTCCTTGACCCCGAGCGGCTGCCCGCTTCCTCGGCGGTGCAGGTGGGCGCGCTGGTCGCGCCCGAGTATCTGATGGAGATCGAGGCGTTCGCGGTGGTGGCCGAGTAG
- a CDS encoding glycosyltransferase family 4 protein: protein MRVLRLTPFYHHDCVDSWPAEFDAVGGMQVQILRMSRALAELGVRQQVLTVGFPGLPRVRRDSENLVVRITRAPLPRLRSRITGLVGLNQAWLAAALTECVKLRRRWPADLIQVHLDGQLWALLAGPVAARLVGVPYTVTVHCSRLAVYQPMSTVDRIQHPLVTAVERWALRRAAGITTLTERTATVLAAELGAAQRVIDVVPDAVDPDRAEAAPAEVERLKKRFGLPQEGGPVIGFVGRIAHEKGWRHAVQAVAELADAGRDFTFLVVGDGPQRADMEAAVAEAGLTDRFVFTGFLPNDEIPAVMTALDVLLMPSVHEELGGSAVEAMLAGTPVAAYGVGGLCDTVGKVTPSLLAAPGQVAELARTVKRVLDDPAPVLAELRAGREWLADEFGVHHAAGLALAHYERVLGKER from the coding sequence GTGCGCGTACTCCGGCTCACCCCGTTCTACCACCACGACTGTGTGGACAGCTGGCCCGCCGAGTTCGACGCGGTGGGCGGCATGCAGGTACAGATCCTGCGGATGTCCCGCGCCCTGGCCGAGTTGGGGGTGCGCCAGCAGGTGCTCACCGTCGGCTTCCCCGGTCTGCCCAGAGTGCGGCGCGACTCCGAGAACCTGGTGGTGCGGATCACCAGGGCCCCGCTGCCCAGGCTGCGCTCCAGGATCACCGGCCTGGTCGGCCTCAACCAGGCGTGGCTGGCCGCCGCGCTCACCGAATGCGTGAAACTGCGGCGCCGCTGGCCCGCCGACCTGATCCAGGTCCATCTGGACGGCCAGCTCTGGGCGTTGCTCGCGGGACCGGTCGCCGCCCGCCTGGTGGGCGTGCCGTACACGGTCACCGTGCACTGCTCGCGGCTGGCGGTGTATCAGCCCATGTCCACCGTCGACCGCATCCAGCACCCCTTGGTGACCGCCGTCGAGCGCTGGGCGCTGCGCCGTGCGGCCGGGATCACCACGCTGACCGAGCGGACCGCCACGGTGCTCGCCGCCGAACTGGGCGCGGCCCAGAGGGTGATCGACGTGGTGCCCGACGCGGTCGACCCCGATCGGGCCGAGGCCGCGCCCGCCGAGGTCGAGCGGCTGAAGAAGCGTTTCGGCCTGCCGCAGGAGGGCGGTCCCGTCATCGGATTCGTCGGCCGGATCGCCCACGAGAAGGGCTGGCGCCACGCCGTCCAGGCGGTGGCCGAACTCGCGGACGCGGGCCGGGACTTCACCTTCCTCGTCGTCGGAGACGGACCGCAGCGGGCCGACATGGAGGCGGCGGTGGCCGAGGCCGGTCTCACCGACCGGTTCGTCTTCACCGGGTTCCTGCCCAACGACGAGATCCCCGCCGTGATGACCGCCCTGGACGTCCTCCTGATGCCGTCCGTGCACGAGGAGTTGGGCGGCAGCGCCGTCGAGGCCATGCTCGCGGGAACGCCGGTGGCCGCCTACGGGGTCGGCGGCCTGTGCGACACCGTGGGCAAGGTGACCCCGTCCTTGCTGGCCGCGCCCGGCCAGGTGGCCGAACTCGCGCGGACGGTCAAGCGGGTACTCGACGATCCCGCGCCGGTCCTGGCCGAATTGCGTGCCGGACGGGAGTGGCTCGCGGACGAGTTCGGTGTCCACCACGCGGCCGGTCTCGCGTTGGCCCACTATGAGCGGGTACTCGGCAAAGAACGGTAG
- a CDS encoding Gfo/Idh/MocA family protein gives MSAPVRVGVVGAGFMGGVHAEVVAAHPGARLEAVHDLDPAAARDLAERFRAERAEPSWADLLADPAIDLLIITTPNGLHHRQAAEALRAGKHVLVEKPLGVTPEQVAELVELAGRHDRVLAHGSNFVHSPKFVRARQLVADTEAFGRPHLVRVVFRNSGPEAAWAASKDLAGGGALLDLGCHAVELCRWLLDGADVESVSARLQRVRPPHDAEADRASGTAGTARVALEDQALLVMEFADGAVGQCDVSWVTQGGEQVTAEIIGTKGRVEVDLWTGMGLRAYSDKGYQDVWDPEQGWVHPEWEWIRASGYYHQDGTVIEAVGQGIPLTHGPAEALASARVLATGYRSHAEGRVLRLSGAPVGPGASTTAAGSE, from the coding sequence GTGAGCGCCCCCGTGCGCGTCGGCGTCGTCGGTGCGGGGTTCATGGGCGGGGTGCACGCCGAGGTGGTGGCGGCTCATCCCGGCGCCCGGCTCGAAGCGGTGCACGACCTCGACCCCGCCGCCGCCAGGGACCTGGCCGAGCGGTTCCGCGCCGAGCGGGCCGAGCCCTCCTGGGCGGACCTGCTCGCCGACCCCGCGATCGACCTGCTCATCATCACCACGCCCAACGGGCTGCACCACCGGCAGGCGGCCGAGGCGCTGCGGGCGGGCAAGCACGTACTGGTGGAGAAGCCGCTCGGTGTCACGCCGGAGCAGGTGGCCGAGCTCGTCGAACTCGCCGGACGGCACGACCGGGTCCTTGCCCACGGAAGCAACTTCGTGCACAGCCCGAAGTTCGTCCGGGCCCGTCAACTGGTCGCGGACACCGAGGCGTTCGGACGGCCGCACCTGGTCCGGGTCGTCTTCCGCAACTCGGGCCCCGAGGCCGCCTGGGCCGCGTCCAAGGACCTCGCGGGCGGCGGAGCCCTCCTGGACCTGGGCTGTCACGCGGTGGAGCTGTGCCGGTGGCTGCTCGACGGCGCCGACGTCGAGTCGGTCAGCGCCCGACTGCAGCGGGTGCGGCCGCCCCACGACGCCGAAGCGGACCGCGCGTCCGGCACCGCGGGAACCGCGCGGGTCGCGCTGGAGGACCAGGCGCTGCTGGTCATGGAGTTCGCCGACGGCGCGGTCGGGCAGTGCGACGTCTCCTGGGTCACCCAGGGCGGTGAGCAGGTCACCGCGGAGATCATCGGCACCAAGGGCAGGGTCGAGGTCGACCTGTGGACCGGCATGGGGCTGCGCGCCTACTCGGACAAGGGCTATCAGGACGTCTGGGATCCCGAGCAGGGCTGGGTGCATCCGGAATGGGAGTGGATCCGGGCGAGCGGCTACTACCACCAGGACGGCACCGTGATCGAGGCGGTGGGCCAGGGCATCCCCCTCACCCACGGCCCCGCGGAAGCGCTCGCCTCGGCCCGTGTCCTGGCCACCGGTTACCGCAGTCACGCGGAGGGGCGGGTACTGCGGCTGTCCGGCGCGCCGGTCGGCCCTGGCGCGTCGACGACGGCGGCGGGCTCGGAATGA
- a CDS encoding DegT/DnrJ/EryC1/StrS family aminotransferase, whose product MSKKLALFGGTPVRNEEFYDGPHIGPHDLDRLKSVLDSGNFGGIPFPNTHHTAFADLFTGKLGAPYGLMVSNGTISLSIALRALGVRAGDEVITTGYTWMGTAAAIVHINAVPVLVDIDPTTWCIDPAAVEAAITPRTKVIVPVHLGNQIADLDALRAIADKHGLAILEDTAHGHFAEWRGQCVGTHGDAGSFSFESSKIMTAGEGGFLVARDEDVYQRMMSLANCGRKEPGYDGFAGRTLGWNARASELQAAFMIGQVEQHDALHAKRAASAAKLTAGLAEIGGFTPVGNDDPRITRRQYYEVIYRFDPAAWEGLHRDEVLSAILAEGIELEGDAFYPPVHKSELFAVDAVHWPMIAERYGDRIGPDSVDLPVADRAAADESVWVHHALLTGDDKDLGDILEAVAKVRDNLRELHDAS is encoded by the coding sequence ATGAGCAAGAAGCTGGCGCTGTTCGGCGGAACTCCCGTACGGAACGAGGAGTTCTACGACGGCCCGCACATCGGGCCGCACGATCTCGACCGCCTCAAATCCGTCCTCGACTCGGGGAACTTCGGCGGCATCCCCTTCCCCAACACCCACCACACCGCCTTCGCCGACCTGTTCACCGGCAAGCTCGGCGCCCCGTACGGCCTGATGGTCTCCAACGGCACCATCAGTCTCTCCATCGCGCTGCGCGCCCTGGGCGTGCGTGCCGGGGACGAGGTGATCACCACCGGCTACACCTGGATGGGCACGGCCGCGGCGATCGTGCACATCAACGCCGTCCCCGTCCTGGTGGACATCGACCCCACGACCTGGTGCATCGACCCGGCGGCGGTGGAGGCGGCGATCACCCCGCGCACCAAGGTGATCGTCCCGGTCCATCTGGGCAATCAGATCGCCGACCTCGACGCGCTGCGGGCGATCGCCGACAAGCACGGACTCGCGATCCTGGAGGACACCGCGCACGGGCACTTCGCCGAGTGGCGGGGGCAGTGCGTGGGCACCCACGGGGACGCGGGCAGCTTCAGCTTCGAGAGCAGCAAGATCATGACTGCCGGTGAGGGCGGCTTCCTGGTGGCCAGGGACGAGGACGTGTACCAGCGGATGATGTCGCTGGCCAACTGCGGCCGCAAGGAGCCGGGTTACGACGGTTTCGCGGGCCGCACCCTGGGCTGGAACGCCCGCGCGAGCGAACTGCAGGCCGCCTTCATGATCGGGCAGGTCGAGCAGCACGACGCGCTGCACGCCAAGCGGGCGGCGAGCGCGGCGAAGCTCACCGCGGGGCTCGCCGAGATCGGCGGCTTCACTCCCGTGGGGAACGACGACCCGAGGATCACCCGGCGCCAGTACTACGAGGTCATCTACCGCTTCGACCCCGCCGCCTGGGAGGGGCTGCACCGGGACGAGGTCCTCTCGGCGATCCTTGCCGAGGGCATCGAGCTGGAGGGCGACGCCTTCTACCCGCCCGTACACAAGAGCGAACTGTTCGCGGTGGACGCCGTCCACTGGCCCATGATCGCCGAGAGGTACGGCGATCGGATCGGCCCGGACAGCGTCGACCTGCCCGTCGCCGACCGCGCCGCCGCCGACGAGTCCGTGTGGGTGCACCACGCGCTGCTCACCGGCGACGACAAGGACCTCGGCGACATCCTCGAAGCCGTCGCCAAGGTCCGCGACAACCTGCGAGAACTGCACGACGCGAGCTGA
- the rsgA gene encoding ribosome small subunit-dependent GTPase A has product MRQDWQHLDESDVRVRPGRRSSRPRSKNRPEHADARSAMVVGVDRGRWTCVLDSDPESRITAMRARELGRKSAVIGDRVDVIGDLSGKPGTLARMVRVARRDSVLRRTADDTDPYERVVVANAEQLVIVCALAAPQPRAGFIDRALVAAYAGGLRPVLCLTKADLKGPEDVVSTYAHLDLPIVVTRSDRAPDALREQLAGRVSALVGHSGVGKSTLINILIPQARRVTGEVSAIGKGRHTSTSAVALPLPDGGWAVDTPGIRSFGLAHVTSDDVLDAFPDLSDGAEDCPSGCRHLGAPHDSGCGLERLSEADPARARRLESLRRLLRSHAGIEEE; this is encoded by the coding sequence GTGAGGCAGGACTGGCAGCACTTGGACGAGTCCGACGTACGGGTCCGACCGGGACGGCGTAGTTCCCGCCCGCGCAGCAAGAACCGCCCCGAGCACGCCGACGCCCGGTCCGCCATGGTGGTCGGGGTCGATCGCGGCCGGTGGACCTGCGTCCTGGACTCCGACCCCGAGAGCCGGATCACCGCGATGCGCGCCCGCGAACTGGGCCGCAAGTCGGCGGTGATAGGCGACCGCGTCGACGTGATCGGCGACCTGTCCGGCAAGCCGGGCACCCTGGCCCGCATGGTCCGGGTCGCCCGGCGCGACAGCGTCCTGCGGCGCACCGCCGACGACACGGACCCCTACGAGCGGGTGGTGGTCGCCAACGCGGAACAGCTGGTGATCGTCTGCGCGTTGGCGGCGCCGCAGCCGCGCGCCGGTTTCATCGACCGTGCCCTGGTGGCGGCCTACGCGGGCGGTCTGCGGCCGGTGCTCTGCCTGACCAAGGCGGACCTGAAGGGCCCCGAGGACGTGGTGAGCACCTACGCCCATCTGGATCTGCCGATCGTGGTCACGCGCTCCGACCGCGCCCCGGACGCCCTGCGCGAGCAGCTGGCCGGGCGCGTCTCGGCCCTGGTCGGACACTCCGGAGTCGGCAAGTCCACGCTGATCAACATCCTGATCCCGCAGGCCCGGCGGGTCACCGGTGAAGTGAGCGCGATCGGGAAGGGCCGCCACACGTCCACCTCGGCCGTCGCCCTGCCGCTGCCGGACGGCGGCTGGGCCGTGGACACCCCCGGCATCCGCTCCTTCGGGCTTGCCCACGTCACGTCCGACGACGTCCTCGACGCCTTCCCCGACCTGAGCGACGGCGCGGAGGACTGCCCGTCCGGCTGCCGTCATCTGGGCGCCCCGCACGACTCGGGATGCGGCCTGGAGCGCCTGAGCGAAGCCGATCCGGCCAGGGCGCGGCGGCTGGAGTCGCTGCGCCGCCTGCTGCGCTCGCACGCGGGCATCGAAGAGGAGTGA